A single window of Acidobacteriota bacterium DNA harbors:
- a CDS encoding type II toxin-antitoxin system PemK/MazF family toxin — translation MLRGDVFALRLPKGIGHEQRGKRFGVVVQSDALLPRSVVLIAPTSRSAKPASFRPEIEVDGSPTRVLVEQVGAIDISRLGELASHLTPQEQWGVDTALLTVLG, via the coding sequence GTGCTCAGAGGTGACGTCTTCGCCTTGCGCCTCCCCAAGGGAATCGGCCACGAACAGCGCGGGAAACGCTTCGGAGTCGTTGTGCAGTCTGACGCGCTCCTTCCGCGGTCTGTCGTCCTCATTGCCCCGACTTCCAGGAGCGCCAAACCAGCATCGTTCCGACCTGAGATCGAGGTCGACGGGTCACCGACCCGGGTTCTTGTCGAGCAGGTCGGCGCTATCGATATCAGTCGACTCGGAGAATTGGCCAGCCATCTCACGCCGCAAGAACAGTGGGGCGTCGACACCGCTCTCCTCACAGTTCTAGGGTAG
- a CDS encoding IS110 family transposase codes for MAPTRGPTTTRGRSTLASTCTRRALLIGYTGNIARSATADRYAAYNGTAPVEYSSGGKKRHRLSMRGNRILNHAIHMVAVTQIRYDTEGRVYYDRKLDEGKTKKEALRALKRRLSNVVYRRLVADQQRQALES; via the coding sequence GTGGCACCCACGCGTGGACCGACCACGACACGGGGACGAAGCACGCTAGCGTCGACGTGTACCCGACGAGCGTTGCTGATCGGCTACACCGGGAACATCGCCCGGTCCGCCACGGCCGACCGGTACGCCGCCTACAACGGCACCGCCCCCGTCGAGTACTCCTCAGGAGGCAAGAAACGGCACCGGCTGTCCATGCGGGGTAACCGGATACTCAACCACGCCATCCACATGGTCGCGGTCACCCAGATCCGCTACGACACCGAGGGCAGGGTCTACTACGACCGCAAACTCGACGAAGGCAAAACCAAAAAGGAGGCGCTACGGGCCTTGAAACGGCGTCTCTCCAACGTCGTCTACCGGCGTCTCGTCGCCGACCAACAGCGCCAGGCTCTAGAGAGTTAG
- a CDS encoding ATP-binding protein, whose translation MLVRVLSVAADGLQETVFDDLVTNAVVEHQRLEYKSQLPGTSSDERREFARDVAAMANGGGGIIVIGIEDDTNDAASRITPVGLGSEVTRLNQICNSLIEPHLRIDIHEVEIGDGPDGVIIVDTPSSTRLPFAVAEGSRLGYYRRTGRSRHPLSEAEVAQMYITRGVRVERVSSRLDSLISRVAERLGAEPPPAIYVAVVPLEPYERLFRPDRETFAEIRALHTQPVFGANGVGDVLFTDLKPGFKRIDLAKGYEAETLRRYGWMEFHDDGAFLGVIVADAGLQRGMGDHHGDQRAIPGFYDTRMTCELVARLAAYGVLGRQFDVHGEIMISAGIVAEGLPVTVTTGPGRWEADHAQVVATPVQTVLSADVEDLVEIKSVLRTAAPLLDDLMTAFGWPRCFQLERDGTVRLDFWGDGWTQQVERWADYERLSVAGR comes from the coding sequence ATGCTTGTACGTGTACTCAGTGTTGCGGCCGACGGTCTCCAGGAAACGGTATTCGACGACCTCGTGACTAACGCCGTCGTCGAGCATCAGCGGCTCGAGTACAAGTCACAGCTCCCGGGAACTTCGTCAGACGAACGCCGCGAGTTCGCTCGCGATGTCGCAGCTATGGCGAACGGAGGCGGGGGCATCATCGTCATCGGAATCGAGGACGATACGAACGATGCCGCGAGTCGGATCACACCGGTCGGCCTCGGAAGCGAGGTGACCCGTCTGAATCAGATTTGCAACAGTCTCATCGAACCGCACCTGCGGATCGACATACACGAAGTCGAGATCGGCGATGGCCCAGACGGCGTCATCATCGTCGACACCCCCTCCTCAACGCGCCTGCCATTCGCCGTGGCGGAGGGCAGTCGTCTCGGCTACTACCGACGCACCGGAAGGAGTCGTCACCCCCTTTCAGAAGCTGAGGTGGCCCAAATGTATATAACTCGCGGCGTCCGGGTCGAGAGGGTGTCGTCCAGGCTCGATTCCTTGATCTCTCGCGTCGCAGAACGTCTCGGCGCGGAGCCGCCTCCAGCGATCTATGTCGCCGTGGTCCCGCTCGAACCATACGAGCGACTCTTCCGTCCTGACCGCGAAACGTTCGCCGAGATTCGGGCACTGCATACGCAGCCCGTCTTTGGAGCCAACGGCGTCGGTGACGTTCTTTTCACCGACCTCAAGCCCGGCTTCAAGAGGATCGATCTTGCCAAGGGCTACGAGGCAGAAACGCTGCGACGGTATGGGTGGATGGAGTTCCACGATGATGGAGCCTTCCTCGGCGTGATTGTCGCCGACGCGGGTCTCCAACGAGGCATGGGCGACCACCATGGAGATCAGCGGGCGATTCCCGGCTTCTATGACACCCGGATGACGTGCGAGCTAGTTGCCCGTCTCGCGGCCTATGGAGTATTGGGACGGCAGTTCGACGTGCATGGCGAGATCATGATCTCTGCCGGCATCGTCGCGGAAGGGTTGCCTGTGACCGTTACCACCGGTCCCGGGCGCTGGGAGGCCGACCACGCGCAAGTGGTCGCTACGCCTGTTCAAACAGTCCTGTCAGCGGACGTTGAGGACCTGGTTGAGATCAAGAGCGTGCTCAGAACCGCCGCACCTCTCCTCGACGACTTGATGACTGCGTTTGGTTGGCCACGTTGTTTCCAGTTGGAGCGAGACGGGACCGTACGGCTTGACTTCTGGGGCGACGGCTGGACCCAGCAGGTCGAGCGATGGGCAGATTATGAGAGGCTCTCGGTCGCGGGGCGCTAA
- a CDS encoding DUF4386 domain-containing protein, which translates to MVAPEVTDIADLSLREAALIAGVGYVVIFLFGFGNVRRQKLVVRGNAAATASNIVASESRFRVGVATWMVVLVADVVVAWALYIFLRPVSDSLSLLTAWIRLVYVAVAAIAVVYLLSVLDILSGVDDYERSQPDSLNAQAMRLLKSYDNAFNVGFVFFGLHILGLGYLIVRSDYIPTVLGVLLIIASVAYLIDSFACFLSSSYGNNEAHSLVFAVPAIISELSLTVWLLIWGG; encoded by the coding sequence ATGGTGGCACCTGAAGTGACGGACATCGCCGATTTATCACTGCGCGAAGCTGCGCTTATCGCTGGGGTCGGCTACGTGGTCATCTTCTTGTTCGGTTTCGGCAACGTACGCCGCCAGAAGCTAGTGGTGCGGGGAAACGCAGCGGCGACAGCTAGCAATATCGTGGCTTCCGAGTCGCGATTTCGCGTCGGCGTCGCTACTTGGATGGTCGTCCTTGTGGCTGATGTGGTCGTGGCTTGGGCGCTCTATATCTTCCTCAGGCCGGTGAGTGACAGCCTGTCATTACTCACGGCGTGGATTCGGTTGGTATATGTCGCGGTCGCTGCGATCGCCGTGGTCTATCTCCTCTCGGTGTTGGACATCCTTAGTGGGGTGGATGATTACGAGAGGTCTCAACCTGATTCGCTCAACGCTCAAGCGATGCGACTTCTTAAGTCGTACGACAACGCGTTCAACGTTGGATTCGTGTTCTTTGGTCTTCACATACTCGGTCTTGGGTATTTGATCGTCAGGTCGGACTACATCCCCACAGTCCTGGGCGTCCTGTTGATCATCGCCTCAGTCGCTTATCTCATCGACAGCTTCGCTTGCTTTCTCTCCTCGAGCTATGGGAACAACGAAGCTCACTCATTGGTGTTTGCGGTACCCGCGATCATCTCGGAGCTGTCACTTACCGTGTGGCTCTTGATCTGGGGTGGGTAG